The following proteins are encoded in a genomic region of Oncorhynchus keta strain PuntledgeMale-10-30-2019 chromosome 35, Oket_V2, whole genome shotgun sequence:
- the LOC118369229 gene encoding glycoprotein hormone beta-5, whose translation MTQRRGTQWWCAVLLCCTGLWSWLHPETLSQASAVNLRRFIGCAVREFTFLARKPGCGGLHITTDACWGRCETWEKPVLDPPYIESYQRVCTYNETRLVTVRLPNCSANVDPMYTYPVALRCDCGVCLTSTTECITSV comes from the exons ATGACCCAGAGGAGAGGTACTCAGTG gtggtgtgctgtgctgctgtgctgtacAGGGCTGTGGTCATGGCTTCACCCAGAGACACTGAGCCAGGCTTCAGCCGTCAACCTGCGCCGCTTCATTGGCTGTGCCGTCCGGGAGTTCACCTTCCTGGCCAGGAAACCAGGCTGTGGAGGGCTGCACATCACCACTGACGCCTGCTGGGGACGCTGTGAGACCTGGGAg AAGCCTGTCCTGGACCCTCCCTACATAGAGTCATACCAGCGTGTGTGTACCTACAACGAGACCCGCCTGGTGACGGTGCGGCTGCCTAACTGCTCAGCCAACGTGGACCCCATGTACACCTACCCTGTAGCCCTGAGGTGTGACTGTGGAgtgtgcctgaccagtaccactGAGTGCATCACCTCTGTCTGA